A stretch of Numenius arquata chromosome 11, bNumArq3.hap1.1, whole genome shotgun sequence DNA encodes these proteins:
- the LOC141470128 gene encoding protocadherin alpha-3-like has product MVVSWGLVLRVALVQAAWSAGVGQVRYSVPEEAKAGTVVGRLAQDLGLEAGDAEWRRLRLVSQGRGSSVEVSGASGALVVSSRLDREELCGKSAPCALRLEVLVERPLRVFHVELEVTDINDNAPIFPAARKNLSVSENSPPGSRFPLEGASDADVGANAQLSYTLSPSEYFGLEVKSKDENKISILLVLKISVDRETVPVHRLVLTASDGGRPSLSGTMELVISVLDANDNGPQFNQSVYKVQLPENAAAGTVFLQVTATDNDEGINRELYYSFSDTISAKVKDLFIIDRNSGEIRTAGELDFEDVQSYDLEIDSTDKGTPPLSGHCSVVLEVLDVNDNAPEVWVTSLSVPVSEDAPPGTVVALLSVSDRDSGANGRVRCAVWPSSPFGLVSRFAGSYSLVLREALDRERVWEYEVEVRAEDGGSPPLRATRGVRVPVSDVNDNAPSFLQAVYTVLARENNAAGAELARVWARDPDEAGNGRVSYSLWEGGVGGASPSVGRRAASSYVSVDAESGRVWAVQPLDYEEVQVLQFEVRAVDAGDPPLCGNATVQVFVVDENDNAPALLPSSVGGGWGGSSVEASSGSLWAWASWGAPAGQVVAKIRAVDADSGYNAWLRYEVWEPRGKGPFRVGLYSGEVTTARALEEADGPRQRLVIVVRDHGEPSRSATATLSVSLVEGGESSSSSSGSSSSSSSGVRPSWGAEVGAASASGASATNVWLVVAICAVSSLFLLALVLYGASRWAPRAAVLSGPGPATLVCASEVGSWSYSQRQSRSLCVAEGAGKSDLMVFSPNFPPPPGPAAKETQPEPPALLDTESLIMLIENVPENRFSFPEKVFDFDEQTGDCTGTA; this is encoded by the exons ATGGTCGTGAGTTGGGGTCTGGTGTTGCGGGTGGCGTTGGTGCAGGCGGCGTGGTCGGCGGGCGTTGGTCAGGTGCGGTACTCGGTGCCGGAGGAAGCCAAGGCCGGGACGGTGGTGGGCCGTCTGGCGCAGGACCTGGGCCTGGAGGCGGGCGATGCGGAGTGGCGGCGGCTGCGTCTGGTGTCGCAGGGCCGTGGGTCGAGCGTGGAGGTGAGCGGGGCGAGCGGGGCGCTGGTGGTGAGCTCGCGGCTGGACCGGGAGGAGCTGTGCGGGAAGAGCGCGCCGTGCGCCCTGcggctggaggtgctggtggagcgGCCGCTGCGCGTCTTCcacgtggagctggaggtgaccGACATCAACGACAACGCCCCGATCTTCCCCGCCGCCCGAAAAAACCTCAGTGTATCGGAGAACTCTCCTCCCGGTTCTCGTTTCCCGCTGGAGGGCGCGTCGGATGCAGATGTCGGAGCCAACGCGCAGCTCTCCTACACGCTCAGCCCCAGCGAATATTTCGGTTTGGAAGTGAAATCCAAGGACGAAAACAAAATATCCATACTCCTCGTATTGAAGATATCCGTGGACCGCGAGACGGTGCCTGTGCACCGGTTGGTGTTGACGGCGAGTGACGGTGGCCGTCCGTCGCTGTCGGGCACGATGGAGCTGGTGATCTCGGTGCTGGACGCCAACGACAACGGGCCCCAGTTCAACCAGTCGGTGTATAAAGTGCAGCTGCCGGAGAATGCTGCTGCGGGAACTGTGTTTCTGCAGGTAACAGCTACAGACAATGATGAAGGAATTAACCGGGAGCTGTATTATTCTTTTAGCGATACAATATCTGCCAAAGTTAAGGACCTTTTCATAATTGACCGAAATTCCGGGGAAATACGGACTGCCGGCGAACTGGATTTCGAGGACGTTCAGTCGTATGACCTGGAAATCGACTCAACAGATAAGGGGACACCCCCGTTGTCGGGTCACTGCAGCGTGGTGTTGGAGGTGttggacgtgaacgacaacgcgccggagGTGTGGGTGACGTCGCTGTCGGTGCCGGTGTCGGAGGACGCGCCGCCGGGGACGGTGGTGGCGCTGCTGAGCGTGTCGGACCGCGACTCGGGGGCGAACGGTCGCGTGCGGTGCGCGGTGTGGCCGTCGTCGCCGTTCGGTCTGGTGTCGAGGTTCGCGGGGTCGTACTCGCTGGTGCTGCGGGAGGCGCTGGACCGTGAGCGGGTGTGGGAGTACGAGGTGGAGGTGCGTGCGGAGGACGGCGGTTCGCCGCCGCTGCGCGCCACGCGCGGGGTGCGCGTGCCGGTGtcggacgtgaacgacaacgcgccgtcGTTCCTGCAGGCCGTGTACACGGTGCTGGCGCGGGAGAACaacgcggcgggcgcggagctggCGCGCGTGTGGGCGCGGGACCCGGACGAGGCGGGCAACGGCCGTGTGAGCTACTCGTTGTGGGAGGGCGGTGTCGGGGGCGCGTCGCCGTCGGTGGGGCGGCGCGCGGCGTCGAGCTACGTGTCGGTGGACGCGGAGAGCGGTCGGGTGTGGGCGGTGCAGCCGCTGGACTACGAGGAGGTGCAGGTGCTGCAGTTCGAGGTGCGTGCGGTGGACGCGGGGGATCCGCCGCTGTGCGGCAACGCCACGGTGCAGGTGTTCGTGGTGGAcgagaacgacaacgcgccggcgCTGCTGCCGTCGTCGGTGGGCGGTGGGTGGGGCGGATCGTCGGTGGAGGCGTCGTCGGGGTCGCTGTGGGCGTGGGCGTCGTGGGGTGCGCCGGCGGGTCAGGTGGTGGCGAAGATCCGTGCGGTGGACGCGGACTCGGGCTACAACGCGTGGCTGCGTTACGAGGTGTGGGAGCCGCGGGGGAAGGGCCCGTTCCGCGTGGGTCTGTACAGCGGCGAGGTGACGACGGCGCGGGCGCTGGAGGAGGCGGACGGTCCGCGTCAGAGGCTGGTGATCGTGGTGCGGGACCACGGGGAGCCGTCGCGCTCGGCCACGGCCACGCTGAGCGTGTCGCTGGTGGAGGGCGGCgagtcgtcgtcgtcgtcgtcgggctcgtcgtcgtcgtcgtcgtcgggtGTGCGGCCGTCGTGGGGCGCGGAGGTCGGCGCGGCGTCGGCGTCAGGAGCGTCGGCGACGAACGTGTGGCTGGTGGTGGCGATCTGCGCGGTGTCGAGCCTGTTCCTGCTGGCGTTGGTGCTGTACGGGGCGTCGCGGtgggcgccgcgggcggccgtgctGTCGGGCCCCGGTCCGGCGACGCTGGTGTGCGCCAGCGAAGTGGGGAGCTGGTCGTACTCGCAGCGTCAGAGCCGGAGCCTGTGCGTGGCGGAGGGCGCGGGCAAGAGCGACCTGATGGTTTTCAGCCCCAacttcccgccgccgcccggccccgcggccaagGAGACGCAGCCGGAGCCTCCCGCTCTGCTGGACACG GAATCTCTGATAATGTTAATTGAAAATGTTCCTGAAAATCGATTCTCCTTTCCTGAAAAGGTTTTTGATTTTGATGAACAAACCGGTGATTGTACAG gCACAGCTTGA
- the LOC141470129 gene encoding protocadherin alpha-3-like produces MVVSWGLVLRVALVQAAWSAGVGQVRYSVPEEAKAGTVVGRLAQDLGLEAGDAEWRRLRLVSQGRGSSVEVSGASGALVVSSRLDREELCGKSAPCALRLEVLVERPLRVFHVELEVTDINDNAPIFPAARKNLSIAESSLPGSRFPLEGASDADVGANAQLSYALSPSEHFSLDLQRSEEYRESLFLVLTKPLDRETVPVHRLVLTASDGGRPSLTGTMELVISVLDANDNAPQFNQSVYKVQLPESSAEGTLVVRVNATDADEELNSEVTYTAINTFPPKGLNVFLLNPKTGEIRLTGALDFEDVRSYEIQIEATDKGTPPLSGHCKVVLEVLDVNDNAPEVWVTSLSVPVSEDAPPGTVVALLSVSDRDSGANGRVRCAVWPSSPFGLVSRFAGSYSLVLREALDRERVWEYEVEVRAEDGGSPPLRATRGVRVPVSDVNDNAPSFLQAVYTVLARENNAAGAELARVWARDPDEAGNGRVSYSLWEGGVGGASPSVGRRAASSYVSVDAESGRVWAVQPLDYEEVQVLQFEVRAVDAGDPPLCGNATVQVFVVDENDNAPALLPSSVGGGWGGSSVEAVPGSLWAWASWGAPAGQVVAKIRAVDADSGYNAWLRYEVWEPRGKGPFRVGLYSGEVTTARALEEADGPRQRLVIVVRDHGEPSRSATATLSVSLVEGGESSSSSSGSSSSSSSGVRPSWGAEVGAASASGASATNVWLVVAICAVSSLFLLALVLYGASRWAPRAAVLSGPGPATLVCASEVGSWSYTQRQSRSLCVAEGAGKSDLMVFSPNFPPPPGPAAKETQPEPPALLDTVSGPPFIASRPLLAHVSLVSLVSPGSRAEWAGPAVGGCLSGA; encoded by the coding sequence ATGGTCGTGAGTTGGGGTCTGGTGTTGCGGGTGGCGTTGGTGCAGGCGGCGTGGTCGGCGGGCGTTGGTCAGGTGCGGTACTCGGTGCCGGAGGAAGCCAAGGCCGGGACGGTGGTGGGCCGTCTGGCGCAGGACCTGGGCCTGGAGGCGGGCGATGCGGAGTGGCGGCGGCTGCGTCTGGTGTCGCAGGGCCGTGGGTCGAGCGTGGAGGTGAGCGGGGCGAGCGGGGCGCTGGTGGTGAGCTCGCGGCTGGACCGGGAGGAGCTGTGCGGGAAGAGCGCGCCGTGCGCCCTGcggctggaggtgctggtggagcgGCCGCTGCGCGTCTTCcacgtggagctggaggtgaccGACATCAACGACAACGCCCCGATCTTCCCCGCCGCCCGAAAAAACCTTAGCATCGCGGAATCGTCTCTGCCGGGTTCTCGTTTCCCGCTGGAGGGCGCGTCGGATGCAGATGTCGGAGCCAACGCGCAGCTCTCCTACGCGCTCAGCCCCAGCGAGCACTTCTCTCTGGATTTACAGCGGAGTGAAGAATACCGAGAATCCCTGTTTCTGGTGCTGACGAAACCGCTGGACCGCGAGACGGTGCCTGTGCACCGGTTGGTGTTGACGGCGAGTGACGGTGGCCGTCCGTCGCTGACGGGCACGATGGAGCTGGTGATCTCGGTGCTGGACGCCAACGACAACGCGCCCCAGTTCAACCAGTCGGTGTATAAAGTGCAGCTGCCCGAGAGCTCTGCGGAAGGGACGCTGGTGGTGCGTGTGAACGCCACGGATGCGGACGAGGAACTTAACAGTGAAGTGACCTACACTGCGATCAATACTTTTCCTCCAAAGGGATTAAACGTTTTCCTTTTAAATCCGAAGACGGGCGAGATCCGTCTCACGGGCGCCCTGGACTTTGAGGATGTTCGTTCATACGAGATACAAATCGAAGCGACAGATAAGGGGACGCCCCCGCTGTCTGGTCACTGCAAGGTGGTGTTGGAGGTgctggacgtgaacgacaacgcgccggagGTGTGGGTGACGTCGCTGTCGGTGCCGGTGTCGGAGGACGCGCCGCCGGGGACGGTGGTGGCGCTGCTGAGCGTGTCGGACCGCGACTCGGGGGCGAACGGTCGCGTGCGGTGCGCGGTGTGGCCGTCGTCGCCGTTCGGTCTGGTGTCGAGGTTCGCGGGGTCGTACTCGCTGGTGCTGCGGGAGGCGCTGGACCGTGAGCGGGTGTGGGAGTACGAGGTGGAGGTGCGTGCGGAGGACGGCGGTTCGCCGCCGCTGCGCGCCACGCGCGGGGTGCGCGTGCCGGTGtcggacgtgaacgacaacgcgccgtcGTTCCTGCAGGCCGTGTACACGGTGCTGGCGCGGGAGAACaacgcggcgggcgcggagctggCGCGCGTGTGGGCGCGGGACCCGGACGAGGCGGGCAACGGCCGTGTGAGCTACTCGTTGTGGGAGGGCGGTGTCGGGGGCGCGTCGCCGTCGGTGGGGCGGCGCGCGGCGTCGAGCTACGTGTCGGTGGACGCGGAGAGCGGTCGGGTGTGGGCGGTGCAGCCGCTGGACTACGAGGAGGTGCAGGTGCTGCAGTTCGAGGTGCGTGCGGTGGACGCGGGGGATCCGCCGCTGTGCGGCAACGCCACGGTGCAGGTGTTCGTGGTGGAcgagaacgacaacgcgccggcgCTGCTGCCGTCGTCGGTGGGCGGTGGGTGGGGCGGATCGTCGGTGGAGGCGGTGCCGGGGTCGCTGTGGGCGTGGGCGTCGTGGGGTGCGCCGGCGGGTCAGGTGGTGGCGAAGATCCGTGCGGTGGACGCGGACTCGGGCTACAACGCGTGGCTGCGTTACGAGGTGTGGGAGCCGCGGGGGAAGGGCCCGTTCCGCGTGGGTCTGTACAGCGGCGAGGTGACGACGGCGCGGGCGCTGGAGGAGGCGGACGGTCCGCGTCAGAGGCTGGTGATCGTGGTGCGGGACCACGGGGAGCCGTCGCGCTCGGCCACGGCCACGCTGAGCGTGTCGCTGGTGGAGGGCGGCgagtcgtcgtcgtcgtcgtcgggctcgtcgtcgtcgtcgtcgtcgggtGTGCGGCCGTCGTGGGGCGCGGAGGTCGGCGCGGCGTCGGCGTCAGGAGCGTCGGCGACGAACGTGTGGCTGGTGGTGGCGATCTGCGCGGTGTCGAGCCTGTTCCTGCTGGCGTTGGTGCTGTACGGGGCGTCGCGGtgggcgccgcgggcggccgtgctGTCGGGCCCCGGTCCGGCGACGCTGGTGTGCGCCAGCGAAGTGGGGAGCTGGTCGTACACGCAGCGTCAGAGCCGGAGCCTGTGCGTGGCGGAGGGCGCGGGCAAGAGCGACCTGATGGTTTTCAGCCCCAacttcccgccgccgcccggccccgcggccaagGAGACGCAGCCGGAGCCTCCCGCTCTGCTGGACACGGTCAGTGGCCCTCCCTTTATCGCCTCTCGCCCCCTCCTCGCCCATGTGTCCCTTGTGTCCCTTGTGTCCCCGGGCAGTCGGGCTGAGTGGGCGGGTCCGGCGGTGGGTGGGTGCTTGTCGGGTGCTTAA
- the LOC141470126 gene encoding protocadherin alpha-2-like, with protein sequence MVVSWGLVLRVALVQAAWSAGVGQVRYSVPEEAKAGTVVGRLAQDLGLEAGDAEWRRLRLVSQGRGSSVEVSGASGALVVSSRLDREELCGKSAPCALRLEVLVERPLRVFHVELEVTDINDNAPIFPAARKNLSIPELNTLPGSRFPLEGASDADVGANAQLSYALSPSEHFRLDLQKSNERNIEPDLILTNPLDRETVPVHRLVLTASDGGRPSLTGTMELVISVLDANDNAPQFNQSVYKVQLPENAAEGMLVVRVNATDADEGINSEVTYRATNFFPQSGKDVITVNPKTGEIRLTGALDFEEVSIFDFRIEARDKGTPPLSGHCKVVLEVLDVNDNAPEVWVTSLSVPVSEDAPPGTVVALLSVSDRDSGANGRVRCAVWPSSPFGLVSRFAGSYSLVLREALDRERVWEYEVEVRAEDGGSPPLRATRGVRVPVSDVNDNAPSFLQAVYTVLARENNAAGAELARVWARDPDEAGNGRVSYSLWEGGVGGASPSVGRRAASSYVSVDAESGRVWAVQPLDYEEVQVLQFEVRAVDAGDPPLCGNATVQVFVVDENDNAPALLPSSVGGGWGGSSVEASSGSLWAWASWGAPAGQVVAKIRAVDADSGYNAWLRYEVWEPRGKGPFRVGLYSGEVTTARALEEADGPRQRLVIVVRDHGEPSRSATATLSVSLVEGGESSSSSSGSSSSSSSGVRPSWGAEVGAASASGASATNVWLVVAICAVSSLFLLALVLYGASRWAPRAAVLSGPGPATLVCASEVGSWSYSQRQSRSLCVAEGAGKSDLMVFSPNFPPPPGPAAKETQPEPPALLDTVSGPPFIASRPLLAHVSLVSLVSLVSPGSRAEWAGPAVGGCLSGA encoded by the coding sequence ATGGTCGTGAGTTGGGGTCTGGTGTTGCGGGTGGCGTTGGTGCAGGCGGCGTGGTCGGCGGGCGTTGGTCAGGTGCGGTACTCGGTGCCGGAGGAAGCCAAGGCCGGGACGGTGGTGGGCCGTCTGGCGCAGGACCTGGGCCTGGAGGCGGGCGATGCGGAGTGGCGGCGGCTGCGTCTGGTGTCGCAGGGCCGTGGGTCGAGCGTGGAGGTGAGCGGGGCGAGCGGGGCGCTGGTGGTGAGCTCGCGGCTGGACCGGGAGGAGCTGTGCGGGAAGAGCGCGCCGTGCGCCCTGcggctggaggtgctggtggagcgGCCGCTGCGCGTCTTCcacgtggagctggaggtgaccGACATCAACGACAACGCCCCGATCTTCCCCGCCGCCCGAAAAAACCTCAGCATCCCGGAACTCAACACGCTGCCGGGTTCTCGTTTCCCGCTGGAGGGCGCGTCGGATGCAGATGTCGGAGCCAACGCGCAGCTCTCCTACGCGCTCAGCCCCAGCGAGCATTTCCGTCTGGATTTACAAAAATCGAATGAACGAAACATTGAACCGGATCTTATTCTAACTAATCCGCTGGACCGCGAGACGGTGCCTGTGCACCGGTTGGTGTTGACGGCGAGTGACGGTGGCCGTCCGTCGCTGACGGGCACAATGGAGCTGGTGATCTCGGTGCTGGACGCCAACGACAACGCGCCCCAGTTCAACCAGTCGGTGTATAAAGTGCAGCTGCCGGAGAACGCTGCAGAGGGAATGTTGGTGGTGCGTGTGAACGCCACGGATGCGGACGAGGGAATTAACAGTGAGGTGACCTATAGGGCTACTAACTTTTTTCCGCAGAGTGGAAAAGATGTGATCACCGTCAATCCGAAGACGGGCGAGATCCGTCTCACCGGGGCCCTGGACTTTGAAGAAGTCAGTATATTTGATTTTCGTATTGAAGCGAGAGACAAGGGGACGCCCCCGCTGTCTGGTCACTGCAAGGTGGTGTTGGAGGTgctggacgtgaacgacaacgcgccggagGTGTGGGTGACGTCGCTGTCGGTGCCGGTGTCGGAGGACGCGCCGCCGGGGACGGTGGTGGCGCTGCTGAGCGTGTCGGACCGCGACTCGGGGGCGAACGGTCGCGTGCGGTGCGCGGTGTGGCCGTCGTCGCCGTTCGGTCTGGTGTCGAGGTTCGCGGGGTCGTACTCGCTGGTGCTGCGGGAGGCGCTGGACCGTGAGCGGGTGTGGGAGTACGAGGTGGAGGTGCGTGCGGAGGACGGCGGTTCGCCGCCGCTGCGCGCCACGCGCGGGGTGCGCGTGCCGGTGtcggacgtgaacgacaacgcgccgtcGTTCCTGCAGGCCGTGTACACGGTGCTGGCGCGGGAGAACaacgcggcgggcgcggagctggCGCGCGTGTGGGCGCGGGACCCGGACGAGGCGGGCAACGGCCGTGTGAGCTACTCGTTGTGGGAGGGCGGTGTCGGGGGCGCGTCGCCGTCGGTGGGGCGGCGCGCGGCGTCGAGCTACGTGTCGGTGGACGCGGAGAGCGGTCGGGTGTGGGCGGTGCAGCCGCTGGACTACGAGGAGGTGCAGGTGCTGCAGTTCGAGGTGCGTGCGGTGGACGCGGGGGATCCGCCGCTGTGCGGCAACGCCACGGTGCAGGTGTTCGTGGTGGAcgagaacgacaacgcgccggcgCTGCTGCCGTCGTCGGTGGGCGGTGGGTGGGGCGGATCGTCGGTGGAGGCGTCGTCGGGGTCGCTGTGGGCGTGGGCGTCGTGGGGTGCGCCGGCGGGTCAGGTGGTGGCGAAGATCCGTGCGGTGGACGCGGACTCGGGCTACAACGCGTGGCTGCGTTACGAGGTGTGGGAGCCGCGGGGGAAGGGCCCGTTCCGCGTGGGTCTGTACAGCGGCGAGGTGACGACGGCGCGGGCGCTGGAGGAGGCGGACGGTCCGCGTCAGAGGCTGGTGATCGTGGTGCGGGACCACGGGGAGCCGTCGCGCTCGGCCACGGCCACGCTGAGCGTGTCGCTGGTGGAGGGCGGCgagtcgtcgtcgtcgtcgtcgggctcgtcgtcgtcgtcgtcgtcgggtGTGCGGCCGTCGTGGGGCGCGGAGGTCGGCGCGGCGTCGGCGTCAGGAGCGTCGGCGACGAACGTGTGGCTGGTGGTGGCGATCTGCGCGGTGTCGAGCCTGTTCCTGCTGGCGTTGGTGCTGTACGGGGCGTCGCGGtgggcgccgcgggcggccgtgctGTCGGGCCCCGGTCCGGCGACGCTGGTGTGCGCCAGCGAAGTGGGGAGCTGGTCGTACTCGCAGCGTCAGAGCCGGAGCCTGTGCGTGGCGGAGGGCGCGGGCAAGAGCGACCTGATGGTTTTCAGCCCCAacttcccgccgccgcccggccccgcggccaagGAGACGCAGCCGGAGCCTCCCGCTCTGCTGGACACGGTCAGTGGCCCTCCCTTTATCGCCTCTCGCCCCCTCCTCGCCCATGTGTCCCTTGTGTCCCTTGTGTCCCTTGTGTCCCCGGGCAGTCGGGCTGAGTGGGCGGGTCCGGCGGTGGGTGGGTGCTTGTCGGGTGCTTAA